Part of the Caldibacillus debilis DSM 16016 genome, ACACGTTTCCGGCGATTCCCGGAACCCCCTTGTCAAATGGCAGCAATTGACCGTTTTGGCGGGCGATTTTTACAGCGGGCTGTTCTACCAGATGCTGTCCCGGATCCCGAACATCCCGCTGATCAACGCGATGGCCGGATGCGTCAAATCGGTGAATGAAGCGAAGGTGAGCATCTACAGCCGGGATTTTTCCGGGGTCGAAGATTTCTTCAAAAAAATGGAATTTGTGGAAACGGCCCTCTTCCAGCGGCTGGCGCGTTTTTTTGGCTTGGAGGAGTGGCGGGAACTGGCGAGGACGTGGCTGTTTTTTAACAAGCTGCAAAAGGAACGGGATCTCTTTTCCCATTTTCTCCGTCATTCCGTAAAACCTTCCCGCGGCGGAACCGATCATCAGAAAGAGAAAGAAAATGAACGGATCATCGACGGCTACATCCGGAAATACAAAGCCGGCTTGGAGACGGCGGTAAAAAATATGTCCGGTTTGGACGAACGGATGAGATCGGAAATCTTCAGCCAGCTCCATGTCCAAGTGTAAACGGGGAGAGAAACGATGGAACAGTCGAAGGAAGAACGGGTGCTTCAAGTTTTTCAAAAAATTTCCCGCCATTACGATAAAATGAACGCCATTATCAGTTTCGGCCTGCATCGCCGGTGGAGGAAGGACACGATGGCGAGGCTCGGGGTCCGGAAAGGGACGAAGGCCTTGGACGTTTGCTGCGGAACCGGCGAATGGACGATCGCCCTGGCGGAGGCGGTGGGGGAAAAGGGAGAGGTCATCGGCCTTGACTTCA contains:
- a CDS encoding heptaprenyl diphosphate synthase component 1 — its product is MTENRIELLKQKIRDAFHHSYLSEQIGSIPLDDRKILFLSSLMDKTGLPGEEKEKYIVASMLVQIALDAHEHVSGDSRNPLVKWQQLTVLAGDFYSGLFYQMLSRIPNIPLINAMAGCVKSVNEAKVSIYSRDFSGVEDFFKKMEFVETALFQRLARFFGLEEWRELARTWLFFNKLQKERDLFSHFLRHSVKPSRGGTDHQKEKENERIIDGYIRKYKAGLETAVKNMSGLDERMRSEIFSQLHVQV